AAATTCACTTAGTTGATTCAAGAATTCTTGCAATCCCGGGCGCTCGAACACTGTAACGTAACTGATCTTAGGTTTCCCTTCGAATTCCTTCAAGGATCAAAGCACACAAATGACAAAAGCTATCGTGTAAATAGCAAGGCATTTAGAGTAGAGAATTGATTATTCATATGAAACCTTGTCTGAAGATACACATTCAAGTTCAAACCACTTCAATCCAGCATCCGTTGCTTGACTGCGAAGGGCCGGTGGAAGACTAGATGTCTCATACGCACATACTAGAGTTTCATCCAAGTCGAGAACTACCTGCAGGAGCAATGATTAGACGTAGAACATCGGTGATACATCGTTGCACAAAACCTCAAGAATCGAGAGGTCCTCCTTTTACATCTATTGAAATACTAAACATCACACAAGTAAAGCTCTTCAATAGCCATGGTTTTACCCCGAGAGAGCGCCGCTCTAATCGCTCTTCAACGCAACGACTAGAGAAAAGAATTCCTCGCTTGTGTGATGTTTTGCATATCAAAATCTCCCAAGTAATAAATCATTTTAGTATTTCTTTTTTCaaggttaaattgaataaaggctAAAACTCTAAGttcataattttaatttctttgtgAAATGCTTATCTACTTCTTCAAACAACTTAATTTTCAAAGCAAATTAAGTTTAAcaaattctaatttttttctaacaataaagaaatgaatttttttaaagcGGTAATTGAAATTCTAACACCATTTCTATGAAATTGCATTTTTATTGcgtaatttaaagaaaataaatctgACTAAAAATGAAAACAATTTCTTACGGTGAGTTTTTCGATTCGGTCTTCGTCAACGGGAACGGGTGAGTCCAAAACGGCAGCGATCTCGACTGTAGAGGGACACTCGATCTCGACCGAGTCAACGACTGGCAAGGGCTTAAAACGGTGCGTAGAAGACGAAGTCGTCGTCTTCGTCTCCGTCGTCGACGAAGAAGAAAGCAAAGGATATTGACCTACGGCTCTGATGATCTGAGCGAAGATCTGAAAGAAAAAAGCAAGCCAATTCAAAAGCGCCCTCCATACTTGCAGCGACCGAGGCGTATACACCTCGGCCCGAGTCAACTCAGCCATTCGCAAATATCGAACGATTCACGATACACAAAAAAAAACCAAACAGATAACCGGCGAGGAAGAGGAAGGGAGCGCTTATCCTGCACAGTTAACCGGAACCGGACCGGTTCGTTAAATACGGTTAGCCCTTTAAAAAATAAAGAGTTTTTCTTCACATTTGGTTTAAAGAggctttcttttttccttttatcAGAGGATGTGGTCATGGTGGTGAATGGTGATTCGAGAAAGTGAGTTTACCCACGCGCTCTGTCAAGCGAGTGAGTAGTTATTTTTACCTTTTCAGCGTATTATTTGGGGTTAATCATTATGGGGTTTAATTATAACATTTCCTTCTATTTTGTTGAAGTTTGTGATTTAATCCCTTTTCTTTAATTTGGCATAATTTGGTCCTTATAATATCATTACGGTCCAAATTGATAACACTGTTTGTTGTTGATGTAAGCAATGGTGAGAATTTTTTAAGCATGCTCAAACACATTTTAATGCAGAAGAACGTCGATTTAAGCATGCTCAAACACattttatcctttttttttttaaagaatgagAGAAATTATGGATAGTTCTAGggtaaaaaaatttttaaatagacTGTTGAAaggtaaaagtatcataaagCCCTCGTTAGTAGGAGTTAAATTGCATTTTTATCCCTTCTACTCCAAAAATGGTCAGATTAGTCCCTATAAGTTAGATCAAATAATAAATTGgttctttttattaaaaaaattcatcTATTTGTATTGTTAGAAACTAATGTGATTGAAGAAATAATCAAACAGTAATATGTCGATCATACATTAATTATTTTTGCTGCTTCATAAAAAAAATCTTTAGTATATTAGAGTAATTTGTAAAACGTTTGACAAGTACCAAATCGAACAAAAATAAGATTACGTATCAAATTAAGAAAAATAGTCAAGTTCATGTACCAAATTGGACCCCCAAAAAGTTTAAATACCAACAGCAAAGTGTCAAGTTTAGATACCAAATCAAGAAAAAAGTGTCgagtttaggtaccaaattgaaccAAAAAGATTTAAgtaccaaatttaaaaaaaatatcaagTTCAGATACCAAATATGATATTAAACCATAATATAATGGTTcctattatataaatttaattttgaaaaggaAATAGAAAAGGAAATAAATTCCACGCGCTGTGGAGaaagtgaaataaaaaaaaaataggacATTTTCAGTGGATCGAAGCAGCCAATGAGAAGAGACAATGCTCGGTTCTTTAAGACACACAATTCTCCGCTCATTATTTTATGTCAGCAACGAATCTATTGTGTTTAAAGCTACATtgatatgattgcacattttacATGGAAATAGATTTTACTCTACAatcttattaatattaattttatataaaataaatagattgTCCAATCTCATTTTCATCCctctaaattttaataaaaaatattgtttttttcaaaattaatataataatttttttatttttcgattTTTCTACTAGAACGAGCCCAAAAACTTATCTTCCACATTTTATGGGCCTATTAAGGTGAGAAATTATTTTACGAACTATTCTCACCACATTATCTATGGTCTCTTTctaattatttaatgacatttcaaCAATTTTTTCTATGTCAATGACacgtaatttttatattttttatcttGAACCCTAAATCTCATCTTGACCCCAAAATATTAAACTTGAATATCTTAAACCCTAACATTGAAATCAAAACTAAACCCTAAACTTGAATCctaaacccaaaatattaaactTCAAAATTCAGACCCTGAATCTTGAGCTCTAACACTGAATACTAAATCTTAAACTCGAACCTTAAATTATTTGAGTTACGGTTTGATTTTGATTTTAGAATTAGGATTCAAGATTTTGGGTTTGGAATTCAAGgttcaaagtaaaaaaaaatacaaaagttaTGTGTCAACGACATGAAAAAATTTGTTGgaatgtcattaaataattggGAAGGAACCATGGATAATATAATGAGAaggattcataaaataatttctccgttAAGAGGATAGATACTGACCACAAGTTTTAAGCTGCTCCATACCTAGGCAATAATCCAACCTTTAACCACTTATAAAtcaattttttacaaaattataattACTATAATTAATTGAGCAACATCAATTTTAATTAAAACCAAATTCCATATCTTGAAATTTttgtaatataaataaatatattttaaaatatcctAAAACCAAATTGACTAAAATAAGCTTCATCTAGAAAgagaataaaaaaattatttattatataaccAGACATtaagaatttataattttttaaaaaattggaaTATTCTTTGCATATATTTGCTTAGATAATGATGATTTTGTCAGCATCTCATTTTGGACTTCAGCTTGCTTTTAATGGAAATTAttgttcataaaaataaaaataaaaataaaaataattaaatttatgggTTTTCGGTTTAATCATAGTCTCAATCCCTATACTattcaaacttttaaaatttagtccatttacttttaatttcataagtctAATTTAAAATAAGAGGGACTAAATTCCAAAGGTTTAAAAATACAGGGACTAAGATTCAAATTTAgacatttatttttcttgaacaAGGTCCATGGACTTATCTCTTAATTGACAATGactttttcttcctttctttttagggacttcttttttattttatttttggttggtcaaaattcaaccatttatttatgatttttttttaatttctaaatttaatattaattgacAACTATTATTATTGTCCCTACACAAGAATTGCTTTAAGCATAACTAGTTCTTGTAAACTTATATGCCACTTTGCTTAAACTAAACACAATCGAATTAAGTGTTTTTTAGTATCAAAATTTATCGGATTTGACATCTAAATTTATtctaaatatgaaattaaaaaaattgtaaaaataatttataatatgcCATGCCATTAAGTGTTTATATCGATTATTATGTTCAGTTGTAACGTCATATGTCATGTCATCACTTATCATACATTAAGGGCTTTAATAGGAAAGATAATTCTGAATACTTAATTGATTATTACTTTGTAATTAAAACCTCAATTGGGTATGGTTTTTAATTAGGACTCAATCGATTAATTATTGATTTTTTGAGAGCTTTTTAATCATTTAACCTTTTTAATAATACCAagctttttttaaatatatatacaataaatTAGAGAAGTGTACTTTCCTTGTTTCTCTCTTTGCTTATTTATTCTCCTAATAAGATTCACATGGTTTTGGGCTGACAAAACTATGACTCTTTCAACCTTATTGTCTACAAAGGAATTGAAGATTGAAAGATACTTTCGAGTAATTTAGTTCGAATCAATTTatacttaaatatttttaatttgagtTAATTTTGAGTTCAAGTCACTCCAGTTTGAAGCTTTTGCCGTTTAAGTCAAGTAATTACCGATTATTATTGTTTCCTTTTGCCAAGCTTTTGCCGTTTAAGTCAAGTAATTACCGATTATTATTGTTTCCTTTTGCCTTAATTCTTTCAAGTTTGGATAAGTTGGATTCAAACCGGTAAAAGTACTATAGAGACCCTTATACTaaagtttagattatattttaccTCTTCTACTCAAAACATGGGTAGATTAATTCCTGTGCATTAGATCAAAGAACAAACTAGTATTTTCTGTTAAAAATTGACACTTGTATGTCAACATGAAACACACATGACACGCCATAAGTCATTGTCTGGTTTTTCTGTTACCTAAttcaatttttaacaatagaGCTAAATGAAGATTTCAATAGAATGACTAATCTGCTTTTTGATATAATGTACAAtaactaatttacctattttttgaCTAAAGGGAAGAAAATACAATCCGACTTTTAGACAGAATATAAGAACCTTCATGATACTTTTatcattcaaatcaattcatGGACTTTTTACGATCAAATTGAGTCGATTTTAATTTTTGGGTTCAAATTTTTGGAATCGTGGTCCATCGTTGACTCTTTAACGTGTACATAAGTATATACGTACGTACGTACAGTCATTGGTATTTAACAGTTTCAATCAATGAACAAAATGATTTTATTGTATCTTTTTTGTTGTCACTCAAAACAAAGTAGAGAGGAttggggaaaaaaaaagaagacttGGTGAACAGTTTTGTACAaaaaaaaatgtgaataaatatgaaGTGTGattcggttttttttttttttcactataCATAAAACCAAAATTGAAATCTGAAAATATACTCGGCTCATAAGATATCGATCGATGAATGTGTAATATACTCACCGAAATTGTCGTTCCTCCAGCCATTCGGCGAGTTCCGGTTTAGTACGAGTGAGAAAGCCAGGGATGTTTTAATGCCTCCCTCGCATTTGGCCGCCTTCGAGGATTCATCTCAAGCATATGTCTAATGAAATCGATGAACAATACGTCGGATACTTGAAGATGATGCTCCAACGAAGACTCCTCGGAAATTAGGTACTCCAGTTGGTCCGTTTCCTGAATAGGCAGAAAAAGAAAACGGTATAAGTCCAATAAGACAAGTTCTATCATTGGAAGGAAAACGATGAACGGACCTCGTTTATATGGTACAAGTCGTATTCTTTCGTGAAATACTTGTATGTCTCTTGCCCATTCTCCAACATCTCCATATCGATGGGACCGAGCATTCCGACCATCCGTGCAAGGATCATCACGACCGCATCATTTGGAAACAAGACCTATAAAAGTAAACATGTACTTAAAATGAGTAATGGGTTAGACTTGAAATCCATCATCGAAACGAATCCATGATAAATCTTAGACATACGTCCCCAGAACATAGCTCAGCAAGGATACATCCGAGAGACCAGAGGTCAATCTTCTGGTCATACGGGAGGCCAAGGATGACTTCCGGGGCTCTATACGAGCGAGATTGAACATATAGACATAGATTGTCAGTCAGGAAACAACTACTTCCAAGATCAATAATCTTTATCTCACATCTTCTATAACTTTTGATAAGAATATTCTCGGGTTTTAGATCACAGTGAATAATTCCCAACTCATGTAAGTAATCAAGCGCCTCCAAACACTGACGAGTTATGACCTGTCCGAGAGAATAAAAACAGCAAATTACTCGAGATATACCTAAAGCCTTATCACTTATAAGTAACTCTTGGCTAGCTGGTTCGAACAAACCTGTAACCTGCTGATCGTAAAATAAGCTTCTCCGCCGGATTCTTGATTGAATTTCTGGAATTCGTACAAGTTTGCTCGGAGAAGTTCACATACAATGAAAAGATGCTCCTAGATCGATTTTGCATAAGTCATAAAGAGATCGTTAGTATTAACAAACACTAACGAAATGGTTTCTCGAGAAACTCGAAACAACATGGGGTACCTGATGATAGAAGTAGTCATAGAGGCGCAAAATGTGGTACTCATCTCCGGGGTCGTGCTTATTAACAAGCTTTAAAAGTTTGATTTCATCCAAACTTTGGTCGAAAAAATCTTTGTCATTTTTAATGATCTTCAAACAAACGTCGATTCCCATAAGAAGATCATGCGCTTGAACGACCTTACTAAAAGCAGCTGAACCTAGGTATTCCGTTACGTAATATCTTCCAGCAATGACACTATTTAGCACAATAGGCAGGTCCTTGTTTTCTTCGAATCCAGTCCTTCTTTTCCTATGAATGATTCGTAAGTTGAATACTTCATATTCATCCTCATTCGAGTACATTAGAAGTTCGTCTGTAGCATCAACCTCTTCATTTGTAGCAACCTGAGGTTCATTGAGTTCTCCATCTTCAACTTCGTTAGTATCAATTGTATCGGGCAATAAACTTTTCTCGGAAATCTTGTTCACTAAATTGGAATCACCTATGAACCCATCAATCCAATCATTCGAAACCCTTTTGGCCGTGTAATGGTTTGTTTTCGATATACATTCGGAAGTTCCATTATAATCCGTGATAACATCACCAGCAACCTTTacctcaaaatcatcaaaattggtTCCTTTCGAGCCTATACAGCCAAAGTTCAAAGGATTTTCATCGTAAGCACATTCCTTCAACTCCGGTACAATGTCATTGTCACCTTCAAGCCCGTTACATTTACCGAAACAATAATAATCCATAACTCGAATATCATTTTCTCCGTCTATACCGGTCATATTAAAAAGGCACGGCTTGTCCAAGTAATCAAGGCCATCTTCAGTTCCAAATCCTTCGGATTTGTCATACGAACTCCGTGTATTATCAAGTTGCTTCTCCATTTCCAAAGTCGTGACAAACTTATCTTGACTCGGACAGCCGTAGAAGTCAGACCCCGCGAAGCAGGGAGTCATGAAGTCATCTTCATCTTTCTCCTCATGCCAAAACAAGTCGTTCTGCATTTCAAAATCGGGATAATCCCGAGCCGTCCCGAATTGAGATAATCGATCCGACGATGTATCGGAATTGGCCTGAGATGCAGAATTAAGTCCATATGGATTCACAAATTCtgcaaaaaatgaaaatttttacacaattggACTAACATTCATCCCCAGCAGCCACCTAGACATTGAAAAATATAaccaaaacaacaacaacaaaaaataaTTTCAGTGTTACAAAATCCCTTAAAACAAATCTACAACATGTAATGTTTtggtaaaagtatcatagagaCCCCTATAGTAGGAGTCAGATAACATTTTACCCCtccactcaaaaaaaaaaaagagcaaataAGCccctatacattagatcaaagagcaatcTAGTCCTTTCTATGTCTGAATACGTATCGATTTCGATTTTAAGATCGATATATGTTATAAAGATCATTCAACTTTAATgttaattaagattaaatttttagaaaaccaaaattaattaaatcattaaaaaataaaaaaaatttaaaagcttTATGTTTTTTTGCCTTACCTGAAGAGCAAACATCACTAGAAGAAGACCTCAAGCTAACGAATTCATCGCCATCGGAACCCGACCCATCACCGGACTTCTCTTTCTCATCCTCCTCCGATCGTCGGGTTGTCGCCGGAATCCTCACCGGCGGTGGCATCGGGAACAAGAACTTCTCGAAATCAAAAGCACCCATTTTTTCCCCATCTTCGTTTTTCTCTATCATATCTTGTTGAAGAGCTTTCTCGGCTTCTTTTAAGCCGTTTTTCCTTAAAAACTCCATTACAGCTTTAACATCGAAGCTCACTtccattgaaaaaaaaataaaaacagcaATTCTCCTCCCCCTCTCTCAAGTGTTGATTTAGGAGGTGCAAGTGTGGAAATTAAGTGAATTTGGAGGGTCAAAAGTGGAAAACGACATGGACAAAACACCATGTTTCAGGTTCTGCATGTTCTGTTTTTCTTTTGGGTGTGAAACTTGAAAGGCAAAGAAcgcagagagagagagagagagagagagatgttCCTTATTACCAACTTTGAAAAGTGGACGGAGCTGACATAAGGGTTTAAGTTgggttttcaattttttttttctgtggGCCCTAATTTTCATCATTTAGACAAGTGGATGAATCAGACTCATACACGTGGATGTCAAGATTGTTCTTTTCTTCATTACATATTTCTGTcacattttaaattaatttattttaattaaaactcAACTTTAAGCTCGGTTGATATTAACATTGTTATAAATATAAGAGGATATGAATTCAAGTACGTTGAAAATGAGTTACAGCTAATTCTaaacattgtataaaaaaaaaagttaaatagaTGGTTGAACTAGTTGAATCAGATATCGATTCTCAATTTAACCGTCTTGTTCAAACAACCTTGAGTCAAACCATTGATGCTTGGTTCAACCAGTTGGATCGATTTAATTTCcaattcaataataattaaacaaacaattaaaaattcataaaaccaAATCAACTATTGATGTTTATTGGTTCCCAAACAATTTGATCTATACCGTATCTATACTTCCGATCGAACTAGCCCAGTCCAATTCTAAAATCACTACTTAAACATCTTTCGAGATACATGAATCAAATTATACATACATGTCAAATGTGATccacatttttttatatttttaatccaCATGTTTTAAATATAATACACGTCATACTAAAACTAACATTTACTATAAAATAATCTAATTaatacaatattaatattttaaaatttaaattttaattaatttaaggatatttttttttattgaaagtCAAGTGGTCATTTAGGGACCATAGCATATTCATTGCCCACTTCCTTTTTCCTTCACTTTGCTTTTTTGACTTTTTTACCttcaagttttttttaattttatttattaattttaaattaggaATAAAGCTTTATTACCAGACAAAAAGAGTAACTTGATATAATTAAACCACTGTTTTTTTATTCTTAAAAAGGgtcattaatttaaaaataaagtgtCATAATCAATGTTTGAATTTTGAACCTAAAATGAAAGCTTCCAAACAAAGGAAAAGAGATATTTCCCCATTTttatagaaaaaatttaaaagagcATTATATAATTGTCAAATTTATCTTATATTTTAAAGAGAGAAATTAATGCATTAATCATTGTCAAATCTTGAGATTTTATAATATGGAAGTTGGATTCaataattaaagttttattaatacattttgttATAATAATAGAGATTaatattaacaaaaaaaattaaatatggatTTTTTTGCCACATTTgtagtttaatttaataaatcaattaaatTGTCGATTGAGCCTTAACTCTATCGGTATGTGTATTATTATTGATATAGGAAGACAGGTATTCGAGTGCGTTGAAgtatattatcattttatttaaggggttatgaatagttttaaaaaatcaaattt
The Gossypium arboreum isolate Shixiya-1 chromosome 10, ASM2569848v2, whole genome shotgun sequence genome window above contains:
- the LOC108461759 gene encoding uncharacterized protein LOC108461759, producing the protein MAELTRAEVYTPRSLQVWRALLNWLAFFFQIFAQIIRAVGQYPLLSSSSTTETKTTTSSSTHRFKPLPVVDSVEIECPSTVEIAAVLDSPVPVDEDRIEKLTVVLDLDETLVCAYETSSLPPALRSQATDAGLKWFELECVSSDKEFEGKPKISYVTVFERPGLQEFLNQLSEFAQLVLFTAGLEGYARPLVDRIDVENRFSHRLYRPSTICTEFREHVKDLSCLSKNLCRTVIVDNNPFSFLLQPLNGIPCIPFSAGQPHDTQLLDVLLPLLKHLSLQKDVRPFLYDRFHMPEWFQKQGIPSSSWSA
- the LOC108461468 gene encoding DYRK-family kinase pom1 is translated as MEVSFDVKAVMEFLRKNGLKEAEKALQQDMIEKNEDGEKMGAFDFEKFLFPMPPPVRIPATTRRSEEDEKEKSGDGSGSDGDEFVSLRSSSSDVCSSEFVNPYGLNSASQANSDTSSDRLSQFGTARDYPDFEMQNDLFWHEEKDEDDFMTPCFAGSDFYGCPSQDKFVTTLEMEKQLDNTRSSYDKSEGFGTEDGLDYLDKPCLFNMTGIDGENDIRVMDYYCFGKCNGLEGDNDIVPELKECAYDENPLNFGCIGSKGTNFDDFEVKVAGDVITDYNGTSECISKTNHYTAKRVSNDWIDGFIGDSNLVNKISEKSLLPDTIDTNEVEDGELNEPQVATNEEVDATDELLMYSNEDEYEVFNLRIIHRKRRTGFEENKDLPIVLNSVIAGRYYVTEYLGSAAFSKVVQAHDLLMGIDVCLKIIKNDKDFFDQSLDEIKLLKLVNKHDPGDEYHILRLYDYFYHQEHLFIVCELLRANLYEFQKFNQESGGEAYFTISRLQVITRQCLEALDYLHELGIIHCDLKPENILIKSYRRCEIKIIDLGSSCFLTDNLCLYVQSRSYRAPEVILGLPYDQKIDLWSLGCILAELCSGDVLFPNDAVVMILARMVGMLGPIDMEMLENGQETYKYFTKEYDLYHINEETDQLEYLISEESSLEHHLQVSDVLFIDFIRHMLEMNPRRRPNAREALKHPWLSHSY